One stretch of Methanobacterium veterum DNA includes these proteins:
- a CDS encoding sensor histidine kinase, translating to MNSNLQNQYMSKLRAFSEILSIFIILISILFLIGWAFNIEILKTPGSDFSTIKSNTAFSFLLIGIIIWLLQEKRVNSRNILISRILSLIILLIGSFTLFEYISSINLGIDQILFSEPHDAFQTGALNRMSLVAVSSLLLISISLLTIDKEEKGNFHLFQLLIILVGLISFLVLLGYLYQTTIYPILNTTAPSLYGSVMLFIIFLAIIASRPNKGFMKILTSKGVAGVFARRIIPSIIIIPLILGWLRLLGEHMGLYDAEFGTAITIFFTILILAILVWLSIVSIDNIDVKRFQAEENIKRQAELINLTHDAIFVRNMDDEITFWNKGSEETYGWSRDEALGRVTHDLLQSEYPEPLDEIQEDVLNYGQWDGELTHKKRDGTSIMVLSRWSLQKDESGKPLGFLEINTDITKRKEAQEKLKELVEELKRSNYELQQFTYITSHDLQEPLRSIASFAQLLGRRYNGKIDSSADEYIDFIVDGAMRMKEMIQGLLEYSLVGKGENFQLTDVNETIDIVLSNLKRLIDENEAEITHERLPTVTADSRQLVQIFQNLIVNAVKFKKPETRPKIRISAYLDTKKKEYIFSVSDNGIGIEKQYSDKIFDIFKRLHTIDEYRGTGIGLAICKRIVEHHGGKIWVESKYGAGSTFYFTIPINPVNS from the coding sequence ATTAAATCTAACACTGCTTTTTCTTTTCTTCTTATTGGTATAATCATATGGCTTTTGCAAGAAAAACGAGTAAATTCGCGTAATATTTTGATTTCACGAATATTATCTTTAATTATTTTGTTAATTGGATCTTTTACTCTTTTTGAGTATATATCTAGTATTAATTTAGGTATAGATCAGATATTATTTAGCGAACCTCATGATGCTTTCCAAACTGGAGCTTTAAACAGGATGTCGTTGGTGGCAGTTTCAAGCCTTTTATTAATTAGTATTTCCCTTTTAACGATTGATAAGGAAGAAAAGGGAAATTTTCATCTTTTTCAGTTATTAATTATTCTTGTGGGGCTTATATCATTTCTTGTTCTTTTAGGGTATCTTTATCAAACAACAATTTATCCTATTTTGAACACAACAGCACCATCCCTTTATGGATCTGTTATGCTATTCATTATTTTTCTGGCAATTATTGCTTCTCGTCCAAATAAAGGCTTTATGAAAATATTAACAAGCAAAGGGGTTGCTGGCGTTTTTGCACGAAGAATAATACCCAGTATCATTATTATTCCTTTGATTTTAGGATGGTTAAGACTTTTGGGAGAACATATGGGCTTATATGATGCTGAATTTGGAACTGCAATTACCATATTTTTTACTATTTTAATTTTAGCAATTTTAGTCTGGTTAAGTATTGTATCAATTGATAATATCGATGTGAAAAGATTTCAAGCTGAAGAAAATATTAAAAGACAAGCTGAATTGATAAACCTTACCCATGATGCTATTTTTGTCCGCAACATGGACGATGAAATTACATTCTGGAATAAAGGATCTGAAGAAACTTACGGTTGGAGTAGGGATGAAGCGCTGGGAAGAGTTACCCATGACTTGTTGCAGTCGGAATACCCTGAACCTTTAGATGAAATCCAGGAGGATGTTTTAAACTATGGGCAGTGGGATGGGGAATTAACCCACAAAAAACGAGATGGCACTTCTATTATGGTATTAAGTAGATGGTCATTGCAAAAAGATGAAAGTGGTAAACCTTTAGGGTTTTTAGAAATTAACACCGACATAACGAAACGTAAAGAAGCTCAAGAGAAACTTAAAGAACTTGTGGAAGAGTTAAAACGTTCTAATTATGAACTTCAGCAGTTTACTTATATTACTTCCCACGATTTGCAGGAACCACTTAGAAGTATTGCAAGCTTTGCACAACTATTAGGGCGGCGTTATAATGGTAAGATAGATAGCAGTGCTGATGAATATATTGATTTCATTGTTGATGGAGCAATGAGGATGAAGGAGATGATTCAGGGTTTACTGGAATATTCTCTTGTTGGAAAAGGTGAAAACTTTCAACTGACAGATGTTAATGAAACCATTGATATTGTTTTATCTAATCTTAAAAGGTTAATTGATGAAAATGAAGCTGAGATAACTCATGAAAGGCTTCCTACTGTAACGGCTGATTCTAGACAATTGGTCCAGATATTCCAGAATCTTATAGTAAATGCCGTTAAATTTAAAAAGCCAGAAACACGACCAAAAATTCGTATTTCAGCATATTTAGATACAAAAAAGAAGGAATATATATTTTCAGTCTCTGATAATGGAATTGGAATTGAAAAACAGTACAGCGACAAAATTTTTGATATTTTCAAACGGTTACATACAATTGATGAGTATAGGGGGACAGGTATCGGTCTTGCAATATGTAAACGGATCGTTGAACACCATGGAGGGAAAATTTGGGTTGAATCAAAATATGGTGCAGGTTCAACCTTTTATTTTACCATTCCAATCAACCCTGTAAATTCTTAA